AAGGTTTTTTAGAAGCAGAGATTGAAGAAAGTTTAGGCTACGAAAAATATGATGTCAGAAATAAGAAAACAACAAATTCCCAAAATGGTTATAGTCAAAAGACTGTCAAAACTAAGTTTGGTGAAATGGAACTTGATATTCCAAGGGATAGAGAAGGCGAATTTGAACCCAAGATAATTCCTAAGTACAAAAGAGATATTTCAGAGATTGAAGACAAAATCATAGCCCTGTATTTCCTGCAGGAATGACAACACGAGACATTCATGAGCAAATTAAAGATATTTATGGTATCGAAATATCTGCTGAAATGGTTAGCAAAATTACAGAGAAAATTATTCAGCAGAATAAGAGAATGGAAAAATAGACCATTGGAAAAGATATATCCGTTTATTTTCATGGACGCAATTCATTACAAGATAAAAGATGAGGGTAAAATTGTTAATAAAGCTGCCTATGTTGTTTTGGGTATTAACATTGAAGGATATAAGGATGTTTTGGGAATATGGATTGGAGAAAGTGAAAGTTCTAAATTCTGGTTGGGTGTTTTGAATGACTTGAAAACAAGGGGAGTGGAAGAAGTATTACTGCTTTGTGTTGATGGATTAACAGGATTAAAAGAAGCAATAGAAGCAGTATTTCCAAAAAGCGATATTCAAAGGTGTATTATTCATCAGCTCAGAAATTCGTTCAAGTATGTTTCATACAAGCATATAAAAGAATTTTCAAAAGATTTTAAAAAAGTGTATCAGGCAACTAATGAAGAAGAAGCGTTGGACAATTTTTATCAGGTAAAAGAAAAATGGGGGAAACAGTATCCTTATGCGTTCAGGAGCTGGGAAAACAACTGGGAGCTACCGACTTCGTTTTTTAAGTTTTCCCCGGCAGAATAAGGAAGATAATTTATACCACAAACATCATATAAGGAGTTTATAGACAATTTAGAAAAGTGACAAAGGCAAAATCAGTATTTCCAAACGATACAGCGTTAGAAAAGATGCTTTATCTTGCAACAAAAAATGTTGTAAGAAAGTGGACACAGAGGTACAGAAATTGAGATATAATATTAAATCAGCTTTTGATAATGTATTCTGAGCGTTTGAAAGAGTATATAAAGTAAATAACAATCACCAGTTCGTATTTTAAACTGCTTCCATGGAAGCAGTTTAAAACAATAAATAAAAAAAACAGAGTATTATAACCCAGTATTAAATTTTGTCCAGGATTTTAAAAATTTATGCATAAAAATTTTTAAAATGGTAATACTAAAAAATAGAAGGTAGACAAGTTTATCCTGAATGCTCTCTTACCAAGAAGGTTGGCCTAATTTAAATACACAGAATTATTTACAGACCCATTAATAGTATAAATCATCAAGTAGTACTTTTTGTCCTTCTTTTGTACTCCTGTAAACCAGATATTATATATCCATTTTCACCTAACATAGCTCCGTATTGATACAAACATAAACATAGGATCTGCGTTGATAACTGCTTTGATAAATTCGTTTAATGTTATTTTACCATTCTTAATATTTTCTTCCTCTTTTATATGTTCTTTAACTCCTTTTTCGATTTTATCATTGCTTAGAACAAAGATGCTTTGCAAAATTAAAAACATAATTAAGATTAGGACAATAATTTCTTTCAGCTTTCAAAAATTTCACCTCTAATTATCATGATAATATACCACAATTTGTTTTACTCTGCCTTTTGATATTTTAAATTCTATTCCATAATAAACACTATCTTGATAGTAAATGCTTTCAACTTCTTCTTTCTTATTATACACAGTGCCACCGAATTGCTCTATATCGTCAAACGTGGTAGGCTGAATTTTTTTTAAACCATTATCTTCTGTTTTTGAAATGACACAGTATAAAAATTTGTTATCGCCAATCTTTATCGGGCTATACCTAAATTTATTCAACACTTTTTTATAACTGTCTCCAACTTCAATTCCTCTAGGTCCTTTTATTCCTTTCTTGTTAATTTCTGCATATATTATATAGTTACTCAAATCACTTTCATTACCGGGTGCTAACCAAATAGTACCCCAATCATAGTAACAAAATTCTACATAATCACCATAAGCACCCCACCATTGTTTCTTTATTTTCTTAGGTTTACCCACTTTTTTTATCAATTCTCTCTTTGTACTTCCAAATTTTAATCCCATTAAAATTGGTTCATTTCTTGTAAAAATAGGCTTATTATTTTTGAAAACAAAGAGTTCATCTTTAAAAATTGCAAATACTCCTGCAGCAATAACAAGGATTCCTATAATAATCGCTAAAACAATTAATAACTTCTTTCTCATTTTTTATCTTCCTTTTCACTTTTTGTTTTAAGTCTAATCACATCCATCGGATTTATTAAATCACTTCTACGTTTATAATTTGCTTGAGGTACATATTTATATGTTTTATTATTCTCTTGAGTAAGAGGTCCACTGCTATCACCCTTATAAACTTCTAAGTGAAGCATTGCATTTCCAGTTTCTGTATTAGGTATAACAGTGGCTATGACTTGTCCTTGCCTTACCTTATCCCCAACTTTAACTTTTGATTTAACTTCACCATATCTGATAACAGAACCATCACTGTTTTTTATTTCTATTGCCTGTGTACCCGCATAGAAATCATAAACAGCAGTCACTGTTCCATTAGTCATTGCAAGCACTTTTGCATCCTTTACACCCTTGTTGGTTTTCTTATCATAAGTTAAAAGATCAACTCCTGCATGAGTTCTTGTACCACCATCTCGTGGAGCACCAAATTGCCTTCCATCTGTTGCGGGATTGGCTACAATTAAGTTTTTGGATTCTAAAGGAAATATCCACTTGTCAATCCGTTGTTCCCAGAATTCTTTGCTTGGATCAGTTCTTCTTGTTTCACTGGTTTTAGTTTTTTCAACTGAACTACTTGAATTTAGAATTTTACTGCTATTATTTGGATTTTGAATAGAACTGCCACTTTTTGAAGGCGGCAAAGAGTAAATTGAACTTGGTTTGCTATAGACTATTTTACCATAGAACTCATTAGCAGAAGAACCTTTTTCATAGACATAGGCAGGCGAAATTTTGGAATTATTTTGAACTGTATTCTGTTTTGAATTAGAAAAATAATTTTTTGAAATTTGCTCTTTGGTAGTTTTTTGCGCTGACAGGTTTTGAAGATAAGAGTTATTTTTAAGATTCAAATTAAAATTGTTAGAAGTTAATACAATACTTTTCATTTCCTCATAACCCCCTATTTTTCATTTGTTTTTTGTTTATTATGGAATTATGATACAAAAGTATATCGAAAAATACAGGTAAAAACAATAGTGATTTTAAACAAAAAGTGATAAGAAGCGAAGAATTCTATATACAAAAAACAATTAAATGAAATAATAATAATGACATTAAAATATCATATTAAAGTTTTAATACTGTGCAAACTGTTGTTACCTCTCAAGTTAATTATATACTTTAATATTAGCAAAAAACAATTAGCATTTTAAATAAAGTTTTAGATGAAGACAATAAAGAAATTTTGTTAATAACTAATAAGGAAACTATGGTAAAATATTAAAACTAGAGATAAGTTTTAAAAAATTTTTTGCTCCAGCCACCTGAAAATGAAAAGTGCTTACAATAATCAAATGAAAAATTTAGAAAAGAAAAAAGGAGAGTAGGAGAGTATGATTATAGACTTTCACACCCACTGTTTTCCAGATGAACTTGCACCAAGAGCAATGTCAAAGCTTTCACAAAATTCTGGTATGCCATATTATCACAACGGTACTTTGTCAGGTTTGAAAGAGTCTGCTAAAAAATCTGGAATTGACATGTGTGTGGTTCTGCCCATTGCAACAAAACCTCAGCAAACAAGGACAATTAACAGATGGGCCTTGTCGGTAATGGAAGAAAACAAGGACATAATTTGTTTTGGCACAGTTCATCCTGAGTTTGATAAGTGGAAAGAAGAGATAAGGTGGTTAAAAGAAAACGGGTTTGCTGGAATAAAATTTCACCCTGATTATCAGGATTTTTTTGTGGATGACAAAAAGATGTATCCAATCTATGATGCAATTTTCCAAAACGATATGGTTATACTTTTTCACAGCGGAGTTGATCCGGCTTTTATGCCACCTTACCATTGTACACCAAAAAAGCTTCATAAGGTCCTAAAAGATTTTTCGGGTGCAAAGATTGTTGCAGCGCACATGGGTGGGTATAAATTTTTTGATAAGACGCTTGAGTGCTTAATAGGTGAAGATGTGTATCTTGATACATCCTTTTTCTTTGGTGAGGTTGATATACAAAATCCAGAAAAAATTTTCAGAAATCATGGGATAGATATAATTTTGTTTGCAACAGACTCTCCATGGAAAGACCAGAAAAGAGAAGTTGAGTATGTTAATAGCTTAAGACTTTCTGAAGAAGAGAAAGAAAAGATTTTTTGGAAGAATGCACAGCAGCTACTTGGACTTAAAATTGTCCATAGGGCAAAGTGAGATGTTTTGCTCAAAGGTCACTTAACAGCAAATATTAGAAAGAGAGGCTTTTTAAAATTGAGAGCTAAAATAATTGTCAATAACTGGACGTTCAAAGGTGGGTATTTAGCAGAGCATGGTCTTTCAATTTTGGTTATAAAAGATGACAAAAAGATTTTGTTTGACTGTGGGCAGACAAATGCCATTGTGAAAAACATTGAGAAGATGGGTGTGGGCTTTGATTTTGATGCAATTGTTCTGAGCCATGCCCATTATGACCACATAGGTGGTCTTAAATTTCTTATTGAAAGAACAGATTGTAATATTTGGGTGCACTATGGATTTTTTGAGAAAAAGTTTGCCAAAAGAGAAGGGGAGTATAAATTTATAGGTGAAAATTTTGAAGCGCTTGACATGGCAAGGTTTAAGGTTGTTAATGAAGATGTCTATGAGATGTTTGATGGTATTTTTGTGGTGAATGTTACCTCAGGTAAGGAATCTGATGAGTTTTATATTCTCAAAGATGGTCGGTTTCAAAGCGATTTGTTTTTAGAAGAGCAGTCCTTGGTGGTAAAGGAAGATGGCAAACTTGTGCTTATTGTTGGCTGCAGTCACAATGGAATTGAGAATATTGTAGAAAAAGTGGAAAAATGCTTTTCTCAGAGCATCTTTGCAGTTATCGGTGGTTTTCATTCAAAGGATTTTCAAAAGGATAATTTGCAAAGGCTTTGTCAGTTTTTCAAGGAAAAGAGAATCTATAAGCTTGTACCTCTTCACTGCTCTGGGATAGAGACATTAATTTATTTTGGTAACAATATAGCAAATAAGCTAAAGGTTTGTGGTGTGGGAGATGTGTTTGAAATATAATTGACGTACGTTACAATAAATTTTAAAAGAGGTGATTTGGGTTGAAGACAATACCTGTGACAAAAGTAAGGCAAAACATATATAAAATTCTGGAACAGGTAAGAATAAGTAGTGAACCTATACAGATAACTTCCAAAAAAGGGAATGTAGTTCTCATCTCTGAGGAAGATTGGAATGCTATTCAAGAAACTTTATATCTACTGTCAATACCGAATTTAAGAGAAAGCATTTTAGAGGCAGATAAAGTCCCATTAAATGAATGGCAATACGAGGAAGACTTAGGATGGGATATAAGCTAAAGTTTTCAAAACAGGCGTTGAAAGATGCAAAAAAGTTGGAGGCTTGTGAGCATGACAAAAAAAGCAAAGGAAATTTTAAAAATGCTGAAGCAAAATCCCTATCAAAATCCTCCTCCATATGAAAAGTTAAAGGGAGACCTTGAGGGAAAACTGTCAATAAGAATAAACATACAACACAGAATAATCTACCAGGTTTTAGAAGAAGAGAAAATTGTCAAGATTTATAGAATGTGGATGCATTATGAGTTGGGTGGGTGCTGAAAAATGCCCACCTTTTTTGATTTTCTCCAAAAAATAAATTTTATATGTTATACTAAATACTAACTCAACAAAGTCTTCATGGTTTCATTATTCTAAAAAGGTGGTAGTGCCGCATGAGAAAAGATTTCTGGAGGGATAAGACCATCATTATTACAGG
This Caldicellulosiruptor changbaiensis DNA region includes the following protein-coding sequences:
- a CDS encoding amidohydrolase family protein; protein product: MIIDFHTHCFPDELAPRAMSKLSQNSGMPYYHNGTLSGLKESAKKSGIDMCVVLPIATKPQQTRTINRWALSVMEENKDIICFGTVHPEFDKWKEEIRWLKENGFAGIKFHPDYQDFFVDDKKMYPIYDAIFQNDMVILFHSGVDPAFMPPYHCTPKKLHKVLKDFSGAKIVAAHMGGYKFFDKTLECLIGEDVYLDTSFFFGEVDIQNPEKIFRNHGIDIILFATDSPWKDQKREVEYVNSLRLSEEEKEKIFWKNAQQLLGLKIVHRAK
- a CDS encoding M23 family metallopeptidase; translated protein: MKSIVLTSNNFNLNLKNNSYLQNLSAQKTTKEQISKNYFSNSKQNTVQNNSKISPAYVYEKGSSANEFYGKIVYSKPSSIYSLPPSKSGSSIQNPNNSSKILNSSSSVEKTKTSETRRTDPSKEFWEQRIDKWIFPLESKNLIVANPATDGRQFGAPRDGGTRTHAGVDLLTYDKKTNKGVKDAKVLAMTNGTVTAVYDFYAGTQAIEIKNSDGSVIRYGEVKSKVKVGDKVRQGQVIATVIPNTETGNAMLHLEVYKGDSSGPLTQENNKTYKYVPQANYKRRSDLINPMDVIRLKTKSEKEDKK
- a CDS encoding MBL fold metallo-hydrolase; this encodes MRAKIIVNNWTFKGGYLAEHGLSILVIKDDKKILFDCGQTNAIVKNIEKMGVGFDFDAIVLSHAHYDHIGGLKFLIERTDCNIWVHYGFFEKKFAKREGEYKFIGENFEALDMARFKVVNEDVYEMFDGIFVVNVTSGKESDEFYILKDGRFQSDLFLEEQSLVVKEDGKLVLIVGCSHNGIENIVEKVEKCFSQSIFAVIGGFHSKDFQKDNLQRLCQFFKEKRIYKLVPLHCSGIETLIYFGNNIANKLKVCGVGDVFEI
- a CDS encoding type II toxin-antitoxin system Phd/YefM family antitoxin, producing MKTIPVTKVRQNIYKILEQVRISSEPIQITSKKGNVVLISEEDWNAIQETLYLLSIPNLRESILEADKVPLNEWQYEEDLGWDIS